The following proteins are encoded in a genomic region of Canis lupus familiaris isolate Mischka breed German Shepherd chromosome 6, alternate assembly UU_Cfam_GSD_1.0, whole genome shotgun sequence:
- the THOC6 gene encoding THO complex subunit 6 homolog → MERAVPHAVPLGQMEVFQALQRLHMTIFSQSVSPCGKFLAAGNNYGQIAIFSLSAALSSEAKEESKKPVVTFQAHDGPVYSMVSTDRHLLSAGDGEVKAWLWAEILKKGCKELWRRQPPYRTSLEVPEINALLLVPKENSLILAGGDCQLHTMDLETGTFTRALRGHTDYVHCLALRERSPEVLSGGEDGAVRLWDLRTAKEVQTIEVYKHEECSRPHNGRWISCLATDSDWMVCGGGPALTLWHLRSSTPTTIFPIRVPQKHVTFYQDLILSAGQGRCVNQWQLSGELKAQVPGSSPGLLSLSLNQQPAAPECKVLTAAGNSSRVDVFTNLGYRAFSLSF, encoded by the exons ATGGAGCGCGCTGTGCCACACGCGGTACCTCTGGGTCAG ATGGAAGTGTTTCAGGCTCTGCAGCGGCTCCACATGACCATTTTTTCCCAGAGTGTCTCCCCCTGCGGGAAGTTCCTGGCAGCTGGCAACAATTACGGGCAGATAGCCATCTTCAG CTTGTCTGCTGCTCTGAGTTCTGAGgccaaagaagaaagtaagaagcCAGTGGTGACATTCCAAG CCCATGATGGACCGGTCTACAGCATGGTCTCCACAGATCGACATCTGCTCAGTGCTGGGGATGGGGAAGTGAAGGCCTGGCTTTGGGCAGAGATCCTCAAGAAG GGTTGTAAGGAGCTGTGGCGGCGTCAGCCCCCATACAG GACCAGCCTAGAAGTGCCTGAGATCAATGCTTTGCTTCTCGTCCCCAAG GAGAATTCTCTCATCCTGGCAGGGGGAGACTGTCAGTTGCATACAATGGACCTTGAGACTGGGACCTTCACA CGGGCCCTCCGGGGCCACACAGACTATGTCCACTGCCTGGCGCTGCGGGAGCGGAGTCCCGAGGTGCTGTCAGGTGGAGAGGATGGAGCTGTGCGACTTTGGG ACCTCCGCACAGCCAAGGAAGTCCAGACCATCGAGGTATATAAGCATGAG GAGTGCTCGAGGCCACACAATGGGCGTTGGATCAGCTGTTTGGCAACTGACTCAGACTGGATG GTCTGCGGAGGAGGCCCAGCGCTCACCCTCTGGCACCTCCGATCCTCCACACCCACGACTATTTTCCCCATACGGGTGCCACAGAAACATGTTACCTTCTACCAGGACCTG atTCTGTCAGCTGGCCAGGGCCGCTGTGTCAACCAGTGgcagctgagtggggagctcaaGGCGCAGGTGCCTGGCTCCTCCCCAGGGCTGCTTAGCCTTAGTCTCAACCAGCAGCCAGCAGCACCCGAGTGCAAG GTCCTGACAGCCGCAGGTAACAGCTCCCGAGTGGATGTTTTCACCAATCTCGGCTACCGCgccttctccctgtccttctga
- the HCFC1R1 gene encoding host cell factor C1 regulator 1 isoform X2 has protein sequence MILQQPLERGPPGRAQRDPRAASGTPRAQDVREPLRKQFLSEENMATHFSRLSLHNDHPYCSPPMVFPPSLPPLRSPCSELLLWRYPGNLIPEALRLLRLGDSPTPHYPATQTGEMMEL, from the exons ATGATTCTGCAGCAACCCCTGGAACGAGGCCCCCCGGGCCGGGCCCAGCGAGACCCACGGGCCGCGTCGGGGACGCCCCGAGCCCAGGACGTGAG GGAGCCCTTGCGCAAACAGTTTCTTTCTGAAGAGAACATGGCCACCCACTTCTCTCGACTCAGCCTGCACAATGACCACCCTTACTGCAGCCCCCCCATGGTATTCCCCCCATCTCTGCCCCCACTCAG GAGCCCGTGCTCTGAGCTGCTTCTCTGGCGCTACCCTGGGAACCTGATCCCTGAGGCCCTCCGGCTGCTGAGGCTAGGGGACTCCCCTACCCCTCACTACCCTGCAACCCAAACTGGGGAGATGATGGAGCTCTGA
- the CLDN9 gene encoding claudin-9: MASTALELLGMTLAVLGWLGTLVSCALPLWKVTAFIGNSIVVAQVVWEGLWMSCVVQSTGQMQCKVYDSLLALPQDLQAARALCVVALLLALLGLLVAITGAQCTTCVEDEGAKARIVLTAGVLLLLSGLLVLIPVCWTAHAIIQDFYNPLVAEALKRELGASLYLGWAAAALLMLGGGLLCCTCPPPQMDRPRGPRLGYSIPSRSGASGLDKRDYV, translated from the coding sequence ATGGCTTCAACAGCCCTTGAACTCCTGGGCATGACCCTGGCCGTGCTGGGCTGGCTGGGCACCCTGGTGTCCTGTGCCCTGCCCCTGTGGAAGGTGACGGCCTTCATCGGCAACAGCATCGTGGTGGCCCAGGTGGTGTGGGAGGGGCTGTGGATGTCCTGCGTGGTGCAGAGCACAGGCCAGATGCAGTGCAAGGTGTACGACTCCCTGCTGGCGCTGCCCCAGGACCTGCAGGCTGCCCGCGCCCTCTGCGTCGTCGCCCTCCTCTTGGCCCTGCTCGGGCTGCTCGTGGCCATCACAGGGGCCCAGTGCACCACCTGCGTGGAGGATGAAGGCGCCAAGGCCCGAATCGTGCTCACCGCAGGGGTCCTCCTGCTGCTCTCCGGCCTCCTGGTGCTCATCCCTGTCTGCTGGACCGCGCACGCCATCATCCAGGACTTCTACAACCCCCTGGTGGCCGAGGCCCTCAAGCGGGAGCTGGGGGCCTCCCTCTACCTGGGCTGGGCCGCTGCCGCCCTGCTCATGCTGGGTGGGGGCCTCCTCTGCTGCACGTGCCCTCCACCCCAGATGGACCGGCCCCGAGGCCCCAGGCTGGGTTACTCCATCCCCTCCCGTTCAGGGGCATCTGGGCTGGACAAGAGGGACTACGTGTGA
- the HCFC1R1 gene encoding host cell factor C1 regulator 1 isoform X1 produces MILQQPLERGPPGRAQRDPRAASGTPRAQDVSSPLRGAVPMSTKRRLEEEQEPLRKQFLSEENMATHFSRLSLHNDHPYCSPPMVFPPSLPPLRSPCSELLLWRYPGNLIPEALRLLRLGDSPTPHYPATQTGEMMEL; encoded by the exons ATGATTCTGCAGCAACCCCTGGAACGAGGCCCCCCGGGCCGGGCCCAGCGAGACCCACGGGCCGCGTCGGGGACGCCCCGAGCCCAGGACGTGAG ctCCCCTCTCCGAGGAGCTGTGCCCATGAGCACCAAGCGGCGCCTGGAGGAGGAGCA GGAGCCCTTGCGCAAACAGTTTCTTTCTGAAGAGAACATGGCCACCCACTTCTCTCGACTCAGCCTGCACAATGACCACCCTTACTGCAGCCCCCCCATGGTATTCCCCCCATCTCTGCCCCCACTCAG GAGCCCGTGCTCTGAGCTGCTTCTCTGGCGCTACCCTGGGAACCTGATCCCTGAGGCCCTCCGGCTGCTGAGGCTAGGGGACTCCCCTACCCCTCACTACCCTGCAACCCAAACTGGGGAGATGATGGAGCTCTGA
- the BICDL2 gene encoding BICD family-like cargo adapter 2 encodes MSSPQGPSFLSGLLSGGASPSGNEGFFPFVLERRDSFLGGGPGPEEPEDLALQLQQKEKDVLLAAELGKMLLERNEELQRQLETLSTQHAEREERLQQENHELRQGLAARGAEWEARAVELEGDVEALRAQLGEQRSEQQDSGRERARALTELSEQNLRLSQQLAQASQTEQELQRELDGLRGQCQAQVLAGAELRMRLESLQGENQMLQSRRQDLEAQIRDLREEVEKGQGRLQATHEELLLLRREKREHSLELERARCEAGEALRALRGLQRRVSELEEESRLRDADLSGASLQSELAHSLDSGQDPKADARGAAPNTPSPEIQEAFSHQPSPQEESLEPPKKRASLRPGDILEEKEAEVAGLQDEVALQRAELQSLREELQRQKELRTHGDPDEALSGALSDRDEAVNKALELSLELGRVSLERDSLSRELLRTIRQKVALTQELEAWQDDMQVVIGQQLRSQRQKELSAAGAVPRRAAPRFSLRLGPGPAGGFLSNLFRRT; translated from the exons ATGAGCTCCCCCCAAGGACCAAGCTTCCTGTCGGGGCTGCTCTCAGGAGGTGCCTCCCCCAGTGGCAATGAGGGCTTCTTCCCCTTTGTGCTGGAAAGGAGGGACTCCTTCCTGGGAGGGGGCCCAGGGCCAGAGGAGCCTGAGGACCTGGCCCTACAGctgcagcagaaggagaaggatgtGCTGTTGGCCGCGGAGCTTGGCAAGATGCTTCTGGAGCGCAATGAGGAGCTACAGCGGCAGCTGGAGACACTGAGCACCCAGCACGCTGAGCGTGAGGAA CGGCTGCAGCAGGAGAACCATGAGCTCCGCCAGGGCCTGGCAGCCCGGGGAGCCGAGTGGGAGGCCAGAGCGGTGGAGCTGGAGGGGGACGTGGAGGCCCTGCGGGCCCAGCTCGGGGAGCAGCGTTCAGAGCAGCAGGACAGCGGGCGTGAGCGGGCACGGGCCCTCACTGAACTCAGCGAGCAGAACCTCCGGCTCAGCCAGCAGCTCGCCCAG GCCTCCCAGACTGAGCAGGAACTTCAGAGGGAACTGGATGGCCTTCGGGGGCAGTGCCAGGCTCAGGTCCTGGCAGGAGCAGAGCTGAGGATGCGGCTGGAGAGTCTGCAAGGGGAG AACCAGATGCTGCAGAGCCGCCGGCAGGACCTGGAGGCCCAGATCCGGGACCTGCGCGAGGAGGTGGAGAAGGGCCAGGGCAGGCTACAGGCAACCCATGaagagctgctgctgctgaggcGCGAGAAGCGAGAGCATAGCCTGGAG CTGGAGCGCGCGCGCTGCGAGGCGGGGGAGGCGTTGAGAGCGCTGCGGGGGCTGCAGAGGCGCGTCTCGGAGCTGGAGGAGGAGTCGCGCCTTCGGGACGCCGACTTGTCGGGAGCCTCACTGCAGTCGGAGCTGGCTCACAGCCTCGACAGCGGCCAGGACCCGAAGGCTGACGCCCGCGGAGCTGCCCCG AACACTCCGTCCCCCGAGATCCAAGAAGCGTTCAGCCACCAGCCTTCGCCCCAAGAGGAGAGCTTGGAGCCTCCCAAGAAGCGAGCATCCCTGAGGCCAGGGGATATACTAGAGGAGAAGGAGGCCGAAGTGGCCGGGCTTCAGGATGAG GTCGCGCTGCAGCGGGCAGAGCTACAGTCTCTGCGGGAGGAGCTGCAAAGGCAGAAGGAGCTGCGGACGCATGGCGACCCCGACGAGGCCCTCAGCGGCGCCCTCTCGGACCGGGACGAAGCTGTGAACAA GGCGCTGGAACTGTCCCTGGAGCTCGGCCGCGTCTCTCTGGAGCGGGACTCGCTCTCCCGGGAGCTGCTTCGCACTATCCGCCAGAAGGTGGCGCTGACGCAAGAGCTGGAGGCCTGGCag GACGACATGCAGGTGGTGATCGGCCAGCAGCTGCGCTCCCAACGACAGAAGGAGCTAAGTGCGGCGGGAGCCGtcccgcgccgcgccgccccgcgctTCTCGCTGCGCCTGGGTCCTGGGCCCGCCGGCGGCTTCCTAAGCAACCTCTTCCGAAGGACCTGA
- the CLDN6 gene encoding claudin-6 has translation MASAGLQILGIILTLLGWVNALVSCALPLWKVTAFIGNSIVVAQVVWEGLWMSCVVQSTGQMQCKVYDSLLALPQDLQAARALCVVALLLALLGLLVYLAGAKCTTCVEDKDSKARLVLVSGIIFVISGVLTLIPVCWTAHAIIRDFYNPLVSDAQKRELGASLYLGWAASGLLLLGGGLLCCTCPSGGGRSSSHYMARYSASAAHATSPCAPEYPTKNYV, from the coding sequence ATGGCTTCTGCCGGCCTGCAAATCCTGGGGATCATCCTGACGCTGCTTGGCTGGGTGAATGCCCTGGTGTCCTGTGCCCTGCCCCTGTGGAAGGTGACGGCCTTCATCGGCAACAGCATCGTGGTGGCCCAGGTGGTGTGGGAGGGGCTGTGGATGTCCTGCGTGGTGCAGAGCACAGGCCAGATGCAGTGCAAGGTGTACGACTCCCTGCTGGCGCTGCCCCAGGACCTGCAGGCTGCCCGCGCCCTCTGCGTCGTCGCCCTCCTCTTGGCCCTGCTCGGGCTGCTAGTATACCTCGCGGGAGCCAAGTGCACCACCTGCGTGGAAGACAAGGACTCCAAGGCCCGTCTGGTGCTAGTCTCTGGGATCATCTTTGTCATCTCAGGGGTCCTGACCCTGATCCCTGTCTGCTGGACGGCCCACGCCATCATCCGGGATTTCTACAACCCCCTCGTGTCAGACGCCCAAAAGCGGGAGCTGGGAGCCTCCCTCTACTTGGGCTGGGCAGCCTCTGGCCTTTTGTTGTTGGGTGGGGGGCTGCTGTGCTGCACCTGCCCCTCTGGGGGGGGCCGGAGCTCAAGTCATTATATGGCCCGATACTCAGCATCTGCCGCACATGCCACCTCTCCGTGTGCCCCCGAGTACCCCACTAAGAATTATGTCTAA
- the TNFRSF12A gene encoding tumor necrosis factor receptor superfamily member 12A precursor — protein MVLGPLRPLPRLLVLGLGLALLGAAAGERVPGTTPCSRGSSWSADLDKCMDCASCPARPHSDFCLGCAAAPPASFPLLWPILGGALSLALVLGLLSGFLVWRRCRRREKFTTPIEETGGEGCPGVALIQ, from the exons ATGGTTCTGGGCCCGCTGCGTCCGCTACCGCGGCTCCTGGTGCTGGGGCTCGGGCTGGCCCTGCTGGGCGCGGCCGCCGGGGAGCGAGTGCCAG gcaccACCCCCTGCTCTCGCGGCAGCTCCTGGAGCGCGGACCTCGACAAGTGCATGGACTGCGCGTCGTGCCCGGCGCGACCGCACAGCGACTTCTGCCTGGGCT gcGCTGCGGCCCCTCcagcctccttccctctgctgtgGCCCATCTTGGGGGGTGCTCTGAGCCTCGCCCTCGTGCTGGGACTGCTTTCTGGCTTCTTGGTCTGGAGACGGTGCCGCAGGAGAGAGAAGTTTACCA CCCCCATCGAGGAGACCGGCGGTGAGGGCTGTCCTGGCGTCGCACTGATCCAGTGA